From a single Bradyrhizobium sediminis genomic region:
- a CDS encoding ABC transporter permease — MAEPVIRIERVSRTYHVGDIDVHALRDVSLTVERGEFIAIMGASGSGKSTLMSILGCLDRPSGGHYWFEGIDVAQLAEPDLAGLRSERLGFVFQSFNLLPRTSAIDNVALPLLYATSGQGHARARFERARAVLDQIGLRDRERNTPGQLSGGQQQRVAIARALINRPSLLLADEPTGNLDTRNSHEIMQTLSSLNREQGVTIIVVTHESDVAAFADRVLTMRDGQIISDVKKTRPVTTPESTAGSAAAKPPLPSPAAAPPSFAGSSGASWPFAWMVMTAAAEAIWRNKMRSALTMLGVFIGVAALIVMVSVGQGANEAVRKEIARLGTNLVVIVPGAATRGGARGGFGSASTLTVADVRAILQEATAVGEVGYLIRQSGQIRFASQNWTTGIQGVSFNYPPMTNWRIASGRAITAEDERSAGLVVVLGETVRRELFGASQNPIGALVQVRGVSLRVIGVLESKGQTSFGQDQDDLIMVPFTTAERKIIGVAAPSQQTPINWIYPTPPNPYGLQPRLTGFVNQIYVQAVDQNAIQTAINQSTDILARRHRVRPGTPNDFSVRNLSQIAETAEGSSRIMALLLAAVASISLVVGGIGIMNILLVSVTERTREIGLRMAIGARRLHVLLQFLAEAVFISVSGGIVGIVIGAALSVAVSAITGWPAPISITAIAGGFLFSAAVGIFFGYYPARKAARLDPIEALRYE; from the coding sequence ATGGCGGAGCCGGTCATCAGGATCGAACGGGTGTCGCGGACATATCATGTCGGCGATATCGATGTTCATGCGCTTCGCGACGTCAGCCTGACGGTCGAACGCGGCGAGTTCATCGCCATCATGGGCGCTTCCGGATCGGGCAAGTCGACGCTGATGTCGATCCTCGGCTGCCTCGACCGGCCGAGCGGCGGCCATTACTGGTTCGAAGGCATCGATGTGGCGCAGCTTGCCGAGCCCGACCTCGCGGGCCTGCGCAGCGAGCGGCTGGGTTTCGTATTCCAGAGCTTCAACCTGCTGCCGCGCACCAGCGCCATCGACAACGTCGCCCTGCCGCTGCTGTACGCGACGTCCGGCCAGGGCCATGCGCGGGCGCGCTTCGAGCGGGCGCGCGCGGTGCTGGACCAAATCGGCCTGCGCGACCGCGAGCGCAACACGCCCGGCCAGCTCTCCGGCGGGCAGCAGCAGCGCGTCGCCATCGCGCGGGCGCTGATCAACCGGCCGAGCCTGCTGCTGGCAGACGAGCCGACCGGCAATCTCGATACCCGCAACTCCCATGAGATCATGCAGACGCTGAGTTCGCTCAACCGCGAACAGGGCGTCACCATCATCGTGGTGACCCACGAGTCTGACGTTGCGGCCTTTGCGGATCGCGTGCTGACCATGCGCGACGGCCAGATCATCTCGGACGTAAAGAAGACCAGGCCGGTGACGACGCCGGAAAGCACTGCCGGATCCGCCGCTGCGAAACCGCCGCTGCCCTCCCCGGCCGCGGCGCCGCCATCCTTTGCCGGATCGTCCGGCGCATCCTGGCCGTTCGCCTGGATGGTGATGACGGCGGCGGCGGAGGCGATCTGGCGCAACAAGATGCGTTCGGCGCTGACCATGCTCGGGGTCTTCATCGGCGTCGCCGCCCTGATCGTGATGGTGTCGGTCGGCCAGGGCGCCAACGAGGCCGTGCGCAAGGAGATCGCACGGCTCGGGACCAACCTCGTGGTGATCGTGCCGGGCGCCGCCACCCGCGGAGGTGCCCGCGGCGGTTTCGGCAGCGCATCGACACTGACGGTTGCCGACGTCCGCGCGATCCTGCAGGAAGCGACCGCCGTCGGCGAGGTGGGCTATCTGATCCGCCAGTCCGGCCAGATCCGGTTTGCCAGCCAGAACTGGACCACCGGCATCCAGGGCGTGAGCTTCAACTATCCTCCGATGACGAACTGGCGGATCGCCTCCGGGCGGGCGATCACGGCGGAGGACGAGCGAAGCGCCGGGCTTGTCGTCGTCCTTGGAGAGACCGTGCGCCGGGAATTGTTCGGCGCCTCCCAGAACCCGATCGGCGCCCTGGTCCAGGTCAGGGGCGTCTCGCTGCGGGTGATCGGGGTTCTCGAATCAAAGGGACAGACATCCTTTGGACAGGACCAGGACGATCTGATCATGGTTCCGTTCACGACCGCCGAGCGCAAGATCATCGGCGTTGCGGCGCCGAGCCAGCAAACGCCCATCAACTGGATTTATCCGACGCCGCCCAATCCATACGGGCTGCAACCGCGCCTGACCGGATTTGTGAATCAGATCTACGTCCAGGCGGTGGACCAGAACGCCATTCAGACAGCCATCAACCAGTCCACCGACATCCTGGCGCGCCGCCACCGCGTCCGGCCGGGCACGCCGAATGATTTCTCGGTCCGCAATCTCAGCCAGATCGCCGAGACCGCCGAGGGCAGCAGCCGCATCATGGCGCTCCTGCTGGCGGCGGTGGCGTCGATATCGCTTGTCGTCGGCGGCATCGGCATCATGAACATCCTGCTGGTGTCGGTGACGGAGCGAACCCGTGAAATCGGGCTGCGGATGGCGATCGGCGCCCGCCGGCTGCACGTGCTGCTGCAGTTTCTGGCCGAGGCGGTATTCATCAGCGTCAGCGGCGGCATCGTCGGAATTGTCATCGGCGCGGCGCTTTCGGTCGCCGTTTCGGCCATCACCGGATGGCCGGCGCCGATATCGATAACGGCGATTGCCGGCGGATTCCTGTTTTCGGCGGCCGTCGGCATCTTCTTTGGCTATTATCCGGCGCGCAAGGCCGCCCGGCTCGATCCGATCGAGGCGCTGCGCTATGAGTGA
- a CDS encoding efflux RND transporter periplasmic adaptor subunit — MNKQLGTAATEPPPGQHPVPAPQRLAVRRGTVIAIAVLLLAAAGGAWWSIGSGDTVRYETAPVTTGRIARGVNATGTVNPELTIIVGTYVSGVIQELSCDYNTEVKRGQICARIDGRPYQSILDQAKANLAVARAQLEKDKASLEYAKLAFDRMASLVKTNAVSKDAYDNAHSTYDQAVAQITFDEATIQQRQAVVDAAQINLDYTKIISPVDGTVVSRNVTIGQTVAASFQTPTLFLIATDLTKMQVDANVSESDIGGVKLGNKATFTVDAYPKRAFDGIVTQVRQSPQTVQNVVTYDVVVSVNNSDLALKPGLTAATRILVDQRHDVLRIPNQALRYVPAGNVLRETGPAHAWVLRDGVPTPVQVTTGLDDDELTEVVKGDLKPGDKVIVGEARNQTGNARSGVPRPRL; from the coding sequence ATGAACAAGCAGCTCGGCACTGCTGCAACCGAGCCTCCGCCGGGTCAACACCCGGTGCCAGCGCCGCAACGCCTTGCGGTCCGGCGCGGCACCGTCATTGCGATCGCGGTGCTGCTGCTTGCGGCTGCCGGCGGCGCATGGTGGTCGATCGGCAGCGGCGACACGGTCCGGTACGAGACGGCGCCGGTGACGACTGGCAGGATCGCCCGCGGCGTCAATGCCACCGGCACGGTCAATCCGGAACTGACGATCATCGTCGGGACCTATGTGTCCGGCGTCATCCAGGAGTTGAGCTGCGATTACAACACCGAGGTGAAGCGCGGACAGATCTGCGCCAGGATCGACGGGCGCCCGTACCAGAGCATCCTCGATCAGGCCAAGGCCAATCTCGCCGTCGCACGGGCGCAGCTGGAAAAGGACAAGGCATCGCTGGAATACGCCAAGCTGGCGTTCGATCGCATGGCGTCGCTGGTCAAGACCAATGCCGTATCGAAGGATGCCTACGACAACGCCCACAGCACATACGATCAGGCCGTCGCCCAGATCACCTTCGACGAGGCTACGATCCAGCAGCGCCAGGCGGTGGTCGACGCGGCGCAGATCAATCTCGATTACACCAAGATCATCTCGCCGGTCGACGGCACCGTGGTTTCGCGCAACGTCACGATCGGACAGACCGTCGCGGCGAGTTTCCAGACTCCCACGCTGTTCCTGATCGCAACCGACCTGACCAAAATGCAGGTCGACGCCAATGTCAGCGAAAGCGATATCGGCGGCGTCAAGCTCGGCAACAAGGCGACCTTCACCGTCGATGCCTATCCCAAACGCGCGTTCGACGGCATCGTGACCCAGGTCCGCCAATCCCCGCAAACGGTGCAGAACGTCGTCACCTACGACGTCGTGGTCAGCGTCAATAATTCGGATCTGGCGCTCAAGCCGGGCCTGACCGCGGCAACGCGGATCCTGGTCGATCAGCGCCATGACGTGCTCCGCATTCCCAATCAGGCGTTGCGCTATGTTCCGGCCGGAAACGTTCTGCGCGAGACGGGACCGGCGCATGCCTGGGTGCTCCGCGACGGAGTTCCGACACCGGTTCAGGTGACCACCGGTCTCGACGACGACGAATTGACTGAGGTGGTCAAGGGCGACCTCAAGCCGGGCGACAAGGTGATCGTCGGCGAAGCGCGCAATCAGACGGGCAACGCGCGCTCCGGCGTGCCGCGGCCGCGACTCTGA
- a CDS encoding mannitol dehydrogenase family protein → MRLSNASLDRLPGHVRRPGYDRARVTPGIVHLGLGAFHRAHQAVVIDDLLAGGTTNWGIVGASLRNPDTHDALAPQDGLYTVAIQSGAATEHRVVGSIIKTEVARTNPARLIAHMADPATRIVSLTITEKGYCHTPQTGELNERHPDIVHDLENPDAPRSAAGFIVAALSRRKASGAAPFTVLCCDNLPANGHTVGRIVKRLASLKSPELGKWIADEVAFPSTMVDRIVPETTDADRADVSVALGMIDAWPVVTEPFTQWIVEDRFPAGRPDFAAAGVQLVADVTPFEYMKLRLLNGSHSALAYLGYLAGYETIAATMADSRFAAYARQLMDEAAVTLTVPAGTDLSAYCATLLKRFSNPALHHHTWQIAMDGSQKLPQRLLGTLRDRLMLGLPIETHALAVAGWMRYVTGVDELGREIDVRDPIAPELAAAAEMAGPVADRLAPALLDVSSVFGALGADPRVRKAVTDALARLYDLGASRAVRA, encoded by the coding sequence TTGCGCCTCTCGAACGCCAGCCTCGATCGCCTTCCAGGCCATGTCCGCCGCCCCGGCTATGACCGCGCGCGGGTCACGCCTGGCATCGTCCATCTGGGCCTGGGCGCCTTCCATCGGGCCCACCAGGCTGTCGTCATCGACGACCTTCTTGCCGGCGGGACCACCAATTGGGGAATCGTCGGCGCCAGCCTGAGAAATCCAGACACGCACGACGCGCTCGCCCCGCAGGACGGCCTCTACACGGTCGCCATCCAATCCGGCGCGGCCACCGAGCACCGGGTCGTCGGCTCGATCATCAAGACCGAGGTCGCCAGGACGAACCCCGCGCGCTTGATCGCACACATGGCCGATCCGGCGACGCGGATCGTGTCGCTCACCATCACCGAGAAAGGATACTGCCACACGCCGCAAACCGGCGAACTGAACGAACGGCATCCCGATATCGTTCATGACCTGGAAAATCCGGATGCGCCGCGGTCAGCCGCCGGATTCATCGTCGCCGCGCTTTCGCGCAGGAAGGCTTCAGGTGCAGCGCCATTCACCGTGCTGTGCTGCGACAACCTCCCGGCCAACGGCCATACGGTGGGGCGAATTGTGAAGCGGCTCGCCAGCTTGAAATCGCCGGAGCTCGGCAAATGGATCGCGGACGAGGTCGCTTTCCCGTCAACGATGGTGGACCGGATCGTGCCCGAGACCACCGACGCCGACCGCGCCGACGTCTCCGTTGCGCTTGGCATGATCGACGCGTGGCCGGTGGTCACGGAGCCCTTTACGCAATGGATCGTCGAAGACCGCTTTCCGGCCGGCCGGCCGGATTTCGCAGCCGCGGGCGTGCAGCTCGTCGCAGACGTCACGCCATTCGAATACATGAAGCTGCGGCTGCTCAACGGCAGCCACTCGGCGCTGGCCTATCTCGGCTATCTCGCCGGCTACGAGACCATCGCCGCCACGATGGCCGACAGCCGCTTCGCGGCCTATGCCCGGCAATTGATGGACGAAGCGGCGGTGACGCTGACGGTACCGGCCGGAACCGATCTTTCGGCCTACTGCGCAACGCTCCTGAAGCGCTTTTCGAACCCGGCCCTGCATCATCATACCTGGCAGATCGCGATGGACGGCTCGCAGAAGCTTCCGCAGCGGTTGCTCGGAACGCTGCGCGACCGCTTGATGCTGGGCCTGCCGATCGAGACGCATGCGCTCGCGGTGGCGGGCTGGATGCGCTACGTCACGGGCGTGGACGAACTGGGGCGAGAGATCGACGTCCGCGACCCGATTGCGCCGGAGCTGGCGGCCGCCGCAGAGATGGCCGGTCCGGTCGCAGACCGGCTGGCCCCCGCGCTGCTGGACGTCAGCTCGGTGTTCGGCGCGCTGGGGGCCGATCCGCGCGTGCGCAAGGCAGTCACCGATGCACTCGCACGGCTCTACGATTTGGGTGCATCCCGGGCCGTGCGGGCATGA
- a CDS encoding FadR/GntR family transcriptional regulator: protein MPLEAVEARRLYRQVADQLRALIDSGEYAVGSRLPTERDLAEQLKVSRPTVREALIALEVEGRVRIRVGSGIYVIEPAALASPLPASATIEGPFEVLRAREFIEGAIAEQAARVVRPEDIERIDASLTAMATVPHPGEGSMIHDRAFHVAVTGCLDNAVLVRVVGELFDQRLNPYFAKLAHYFENPESWRAALAEHHAIRDAIAAHDPEAAGIAMRRHLARSQERFAQSFGAETASPSRASIGSG from the coding sequence GTGCCGCTCGAAGCCGTGGAGGCGCGGCGCCTCTATCGCCAGGTTGCCGATCAACTGCGCGCCCTCATCGACAGCGGTGAATACGCCGTCGGGAGCCGGCTGCCGACGGAACGGGATCTCGCCGAACAGTTGAAGGTTTCGCGGCCGACGGTGCGCGAAGCGCTGATCGCGCTGGAAGTCGAGGGCAGGGTCCGCATCCGTGTCGGCTCGGGGATTTACGTCATCGAACCGGCGGCACTCGCTTCACCCTTGCCGGCGTCCGCCACGATCGAAGGGCCGTTCGAAGTATTGCGCGCCCGCGAATTCATCGAAGGCGCGATCGCCGAGCAGGCTGCGCGGGTCGTCAGACCTGAGGACATCGAGCGTATCGACGCTTCGCTGACGGCGATGGCGACGGTGCCGCATCCCGGCGAAGGATCGATGATCCATGATCGCGCTTTCCATGTTGCGGTCACGGGATGCCTCGACAACGCAGTGCTGGTCCGCGTCGTCGGCGAACTGTTCGACCAGCGCCTCAATCCCTACTTCGCCAAACTGGCGCACTATTTCGAGAATCCGGAGTCGTGGCGGGCCGCGCTCGCTGAGCATCACGCGATCCGCGACGCCATTGCGGCACACGATCCCGAGGCGGCGGGGATCGCGATGCGCCGCCATCTGGCTCGTTCGCAGGAACGATTTGCCCAGAGTTTTGGGGCGGAGACTGCCTCCCCATCGCGCGCTTCAATCGGGAGCGGCTGA